A stretch of DNA from Variovorax paradoxus:
TCGCGGCCGACGCCAACCATGTCGTGCGCCTGGGCCACTCGTCGCACCTGCTGAAGCTCAAGGGCAAGTACTGGCTCATCGACCCCGTGTTCAGCGAGCGCGTCTCGCCCTTCACGTGGGTGGGGCCGAAGCGCTTTCACAAGCCGCCGATCCAGCTGGAGCAGCTGCCGCCGATCGAGGCCGTGATTCTTTCGCACGACCACTACGACCACCTGGACGTCGCCACCATCGAGTACCTCGCCACGCGCGTGCAGCGCTACTTCGTGCCGCTGGGCATACGCGCCCGGCTCATCGAGATGGGCGTGCCCGCCGAGCGCGTGACCGAGCTCGACTGGTGGCAGGGCGGCGAGCATGCGGGCGTGAAGCTCACGGCCACGCCCGCGCAGCACTTCTCGGGCCGTGCGGTCACGCTGACCGACCGCGACCGCACGCTGTGGGCCTCGTGGGTGGTGCAAAGCGGCGATCAGCGCATCTTCTACAGCGGCGACTCGGGCTACTTTCCGGGCTTCAAGCAGATCGGCGAACGCTTCGGCGGCTTCGATCTCGCGCTGATGGAAAACGGCGCCTACGACGCCTACTGGCCCGGCGTGCACATGACGCCCGAGCAGAGCGTGAAGGCCTTCGAAGACCTGCGCGGCAAGGTGCTCTATTCGGTGCACAACAGCACCTTCGACCTGGCCTTCCACACCTGGCACGACCCGCTGGACCGCATCGCCGACCTGGCACAGGCCAAGAAGATCGAACTGGCCACGCCGGTGATCGGCGAAGTGCTGACGGTGGGGCAGGCGCGCACCAATGTGCGCTGGTGGGCCGGGCTGAAGTGAGCGCGCAGCCCTTCACGCGCCGGTGAATATTTCGATTGTTTCCCGCCACTTTTAAAAGGTTTACGGACGGTTAACTGGCCATCGGTTCAATCGCTTCACCGCCGCGACGACTCCCTCGAAGGAAGCGCCGGCGGGGAAGCCAGATCGTCTGCAAGGCAGCAGCCACAGGGAGCACGACGACAACAGGAACCGGTGCGAAGTGAGGCCCCGTCACCGCGGTAGAAGCAACCACCCTTCGGAGGCGCCTGGACATTGGTTCGAGCACTTTCGAAGGGTGCGCGCGCACCACGGCGCATGCTTTGCGGCATGAACCACCACGGATGCCGGTAGCGACCCGCGGACCACCTGCGCGAGGGGTGTCAGGACGCATCGAACCTGTCATCATCGAATCCCGCTCACTGCTCCCTCTCGACGATGCCGCTTGCCTCCCCGCTCACGAAACGGCGCCCGCGCACCTGGCTGCTGGCCGTCGTTCTCGGCATGGGCCTCGCCGGCAACGCGCTCGCGACGCACGGCAACCCGCAAGGCAAAGGCCCACGTGTCGGCGTGCTCGTGAGCGACCTGCGCAACCCCTTCTTCGCCTACATCGCCCGCGCGGTCGAGACGACCCTGAACGAGGGCGAGCAGCGCGCCGCGCACATCACCGTCGTGTCCAGCGGGTTCGATCCGCAGCGCCAGGACGAGCAGCTCAAGGAAATGATCCGCCAGCGCGTGCAGCTCGTGATCGTGACGCCCGTCGATTCGACCAGCCTGCACGCCCGCGTCGCGGAAGCGCGCGCGGCCGGCATCAAGGTCGTCGCTGTCGATGCGCTCGTGCAGGGCGCCGATGCGGCCGTGGTGACCGACAGCCGCGCGGCGGGCAAGCTGGCCTGTGAACATCTGGTGCGCACGCTCGGTGGCAAAGGCGAAGTGGCGATCATCGACGGCCCGCCGAACACGGCTGCGGTCGGCCGTGTGAGCGGCTGCCGCGAGGCG
This window harbors:
- a CDS encoding ABC transporter substrate-binding protein — its product is MPLASPLTKRRPRTWLLAVVLGMGLAGNALATHGNPQGKGPRVGVLVSDLRNPFFAYIARAVETTLNEGEQRAAHITVVSSGFDPQRQDEQLKEMIRQRVQLVIVTPVDSTSLHARVAEARAAGIKVVAVDALVQGADAAVVTDSRAAGKLACEHLVRTLGGKGEVAIIDGPPNTAAVGRVSGCREALGAAPGVRVVPMALNGGATKDGGVEQMTQLLARHPKLSGVFAINDLCGIGAELAAQVAGRRDIVITAMDGSPEVVQRLQDPATLIAGSATQSPALMGQRAAEIGLKLLSGQTPPQRVLLLPSKLVTRENVGGYDGW
- a CDS encoding MBL fold metallo-hydrolase, which translates into the protein MADDSGSQGAYLPRLLRRGAVLATAGCAFVAGCSSAGGGETRYDNSPQFKGGVFQNMPNPELLPTASTWRIWSRFIVGSKVDTVPVDPIPVRALTPQALDALAADANHVVRLGHSSHLLKLKGKYWLIDPVFSERVSPFTWVGPKRFHKPPIQLEQLPPIEAVILSHDHYDHLDVATIEYLATRVQRYFVPLGIRARLIEMGVPAERVTELDWWQGGEHAGVKLTATPAQHFSGRAVTLTDRDRTLWASWVVQSGDQRIFYSGDSGYFPGFKQIGERFGGFDLALMENGAYDAYWPGVHMTPEQSVKAFEDLRGKVLYSVHNSTFDLAFHTWHDPLDRIADLAQAKKIELATPVIGEVLTVGQARTNVRWWAGLK